The Festucalex cinctus isolate MCC-2025b chromosome 10, RoL_Fcin_1.0, whole genome shotgun sequence region ggcaacttgttttaaaaatatatcaagTAAAGAGTAGAGATACTTGTGTTCAAATGTAATGGATAAAAGTAAGAAgtagtctaaaaaataaatactcaagaaAATACAAAGTACTGATAAAAACTACTCAAGTaaagtaacaaagtatttgtacttcattGCTTCCCATCTCTGCCAGGTTGTGTGCTGATTAACATTAAACATAATATTGAATATGATTGGTTAAAACTATAAGAgagtgtgcacacttttgcaaacaCATTATCTCTTAAAATTTCCCcttgaaaatatttaattttttttttcaattgagtttCACAGGTTGTGGGTCACATTCATGGTGGAAAAAGTTTAATTACTGCTCCATTGTAATTGCAGTAAGTCTTTGGACGGCCTCCCCAACTGGACAAAACAACTTTAACAGGATAACAGTGGCATCTAAAGGGCCTTTGACTCTACAGCATGCATCCCTGGCGCTCCGTGTCTCGCGCAGTCCTGAGTGTTTAATCTCCCGTAATTACACAGATTTGCTTaggttaataaaaataatccgcCTAAATTGAGACCCCCTACCTCGACCTCCCCTGTGCCTCCTTTGCCCCTTTCTGTGAGGGATCAATTTGCGGTCATATAAATAGTGTGAAGCCCAACTTTGATTCAGGAGGATTGTGGAAAGTAGGGCCAACCGAAGCGGTGCCAACGCTTTGTGAAAATTACGAAAACCTTATAGACTGACGTCATTTCCACGCAATAGAGATCGTGTACCGATGAGCGCATCAAGGTTAACGACAGTTGAGAGGCTCATCTTTATCTGTGATCTTGTCAACGCTCGGACTCGGGCGAGAGCAGCCGGGGACGAGAGATCGGGCCATGCTGTAAAAGCCCAACTTCTCCAAAGACGAATTTCCACTGATCAGCTAAAAGGTACGATTTGCCAGTCATGAGTGGCAGTTATTTAACACCGGAGATGACGACGGAGGACAGGAATGGCCGAGAGCGACTTGGACTGAGCTTCACCATCGACTACCTCCTGTTCAATAAGGGAGCCAAAGATTCCGCGGGGGAACAGACGGCCGAGCAGACGTCGCTGGATCGTCACAAACCCAAAAAGGTGGTCGCCGTACAGGAGAGGTCAGCAGAGACCGGAGAAAGGGACTTCAGAGGAGAGGAGGGGGATGGAGAGCGAcgagaggagggggaggaggaggtgaCCACTACCACAACCGCCACGTCCGACGAAAAGCCCAACCAGTCGTACATCGCGCTTATCTCCAAGGCCATCCTGGCGTCGGAGCAGAAGAAGCTGCTGCTGTGCGACATCTACCAGTGGATCATGGACCACTACCCTTACTTCAAGAGCAAGGTATCTTCCTCTCtaagcagtgtttctcaacctttattgagcacAATGGAAAATCTTGTGGCACACTGccaaagaaaaatgtcacaaaaacttTGTTGGGTTTCTTAGCAAAATCGGGACGCTGATCGCGATATCCGCCAGGCTTCACGTTCTGTCTCCCTCTATTGGTCaatgatatttttgtttggtgagaTATTCCCCTCCtatgtttgcttttctccaagagaccaaagatcGTTTTTGGTTTGTTGGAATTAGGACGATTCCATGCAaacatggaatcagctgcagctgacgaGCGATATACTAGCAGAAAGCAGTACCTATCtagtaaatagagtcaaattaactctacagaatttacaggGTAGATGAGCGTAtatttgtcgtaaatattttcaaaacaaatcacATGGCACACTTGATGATCTCTCATGCCGCTATCGTTAAACAACATTCAGATGAGGGAACTAAAGGGCTGTTTGGCCACTTTCGCAAACAAAGCGACCTACTTGGCACGAGTAATCTGTCTGAGTGGTTAGACAATTAGACGCGATCCCATTGTCGGCAAATTCGCAAATAACGTAATCCGGTTGCTAGGTTGCAAACCGCCTCCTGCCTTTAGCAGGTGCGCTGGGTGGCATGGCAGATTGAAGGTGGGTCTATTGGATTACGCTTGATCGCCCGGTTTGACGTGCTAAAAAAGTAACGCCGGGTGTCGTGTCTTGTCGAGATCATACTCGCTGTTGACACGCCATCGTCAGCGAGTGCTGCCAAGAACGGGACAAGGTGACATCCCGAAGGAGATCAACTTAACACCCGCTTATGCCCGCTGTTTCGCATTAGCGACACCTTTTGTCAACTCTTTGTGTCATGGCAGGATAAAAACTGGAGAAACAGCGTGCGCCATAACCTGTCCCTCAACGACTGCTTCATCAAAGCCGGACGGAGCGAAAACGGCAAGGGCCACTTCTGGGCCGTGCACCCGGCAAACTACAAGGACTTTTCCAACGGGGACTACCACTGCCGGAGGACGCGACGGAGGGTCCGCAGGGCGGCCGGTCAGCTCCCGCTCTCGCCCCTCGGCTCGCCATACCAACTCGCCCGCCACCAGCGGGCGGCCTGCTGGTGCTGCCCACAAATCCACGCACTCCCTTTGACCTGTTTGGCCCCCAGACTCTACTGGCCTTGGTCCAGTGTCCAAGTGCCAGGATTTCACCCTGGCCTGCACGTCTCTGGACCTTAATACGTTGTAGTGGGATTGGGATCAGTTTGGCGTTGATTCACTGGAATTTTAGTTTAGGGTTTACACTATTCGACCCTGGTAACTGAACATAAAAAGTTCATTTGTAAGAGAACAAGAGTTAAACCAAAAATGTATTACACAAAGTAATTGAAAAGTAACTACTTTAAAGTActtaaattatttattgtatttttcttctaattttttttgtctgttcttTAATGTAGGAGAATTTAAGTACCATGATATGACTTCTGACTAGATTTTGGGTTTATTCTCTGTCATATCAGGAATTCTTGATGAAATCTGGCCAGTTTTCACTGCTTGGGATAACGTTGAAGATTTTGCTCCACATTTTGCTATAGTCGTACTTGATTGACTTCCTTGGCTGGGTCGTCGGGTTCATGTGGGTGGCCAGCCAGGTATCCTGGTTTAACACCCGATGACTTAGTTAAAGGAGTCCCAAAAAGAGTGGAAGAACGTTGAAAGGCAATTACGAGAAGTTGTCGTCCAACCCACAGGAGTTTCTTTGGAAATAACTTAGCAGGATTCCTTGGCTGTTTGAGAAGCTGGTAGAACATCCTGGTGCCTGTatttaaattgcaataaaacttCAATAATGTTATATCAAGTTCTTTAGAATAAAAAGTTGCTTTTCTGTCTCTCTGTACAGCACCGTGCAAAATGCTACCTCGAGCTTTGTTGTTTAATGATCCTTTTTATAAGTCATTTACATTAAAACAAGGCGGTCCAAACGGCATCAGAAATGATGTCAAGCTGCTTtgatattttttacaattaaaaaaacaaaaaacaaaacaaaaaaaacagtaggtCAAAATATGGCCAACACTTCTCAGGAATGTTTTTTCAACTTTAATTTTATTctgagtattattattttattttattttttatgtagcgGGTCCTCATATTTACGTAATGCTCTGATGCAGGTTACAGGCCAATAAAAAAGGAGCCGGACAAatcaaaatttgtaatcatcCAGTAAATAGCCTGTTTACTAATAAACAGATGGACAAACACTTTGTTTTGCCTTGGCTGAGGTACGTGTTCTATTAACTGACACTCTAGTTAGAATTTTGCAAAGTGCTGCATGCTATCATATAAAAATGACTAAAGTTAAAATATATGACGCCAATTGCACTTGTCTGtactaaatgtttgtttgtttgttttttaataaagcaaatgaaatgttttgttttaacttaGTATTAAATTATATTCAACTGTCAAATTGCtatcagtgtgtgcgtgtgtgttcagATTGTACTAAAAGTGAGCCCGCTGCTAATACGGCCACCCGGCGtcacatgctaattagtcaaaaGCTGTCGGGATGCAAAATCTCCTGCATAAGAGACTCAAATCGGCGGCTGGGGCCGTGCGGGGTTGTAGGGGGGCTTTCCAAAGCCGACTCCTGAGTGTATGAGGCCGGATAATCTGGGCAATCCCAAGCAGTTTCAAGAAATAGGAAGATTATCACACGCCGTAATCTGCCACCACTGCTGAGGAAAGAGGGTAAGGGGCTCTAGAGCTGAGAAAAGGGAAGGATGGAGAGAGGGGAGCTCATTAATTTATTGGTGAAAATGGAACATgatgaagaaacaaaaaaaacaactaaaaccaCAGCAGCTATGGTGGGTTATTGTAACAATAGTTCTATATTAGTACAATAAATACTGGCAAACAACAGGAGTACAAACTTTGGCCAATGAGCCACATGCTACTTCACCAAGTCTCAAGACATTATCTGAGCGTATGTCACAACCTGCTCTTATAAATCTTATTTACATGCAGTGATGGGAATCACAAACTGTTTCTGTTTGAGGACTTTTCTCAAGTCACAAAtgagtttcatttcatttcagttagtttttatttcgttttgagttttgttttttaaatgtagttttaatgagtttttaGGGCGGctctgttagtttgtattagtttttttcaatgcttatttttagtttagtgttagttttagtctttAAAAATGCtgtgtattatttgtgtgcAAGGAGCaaagtcatctgaaggtgcttttccattggctgctagagatgacatcacttctgtgcgacacactttcaaatgttctTATTCTGGTtagtattgaaataaatatacttaaaattacatttcaaatcaaccccaaaggctcatgtattcattttcattttattttagaaatattttattttgttttttggattttagttttagcttttctttttttttttttttttactaaaataaccttggtgatgGGTGGCCAGTGTGTGCCATGCATAACATAACATCCAAAGTCCGGGTctcattaaataaaatttacatatatccagaaaaaaaaaccatcacactcataattaagtaaaaaaacattttgttgagcTAAATttactagctaatgctaatactagcTAATTGATAAGTAGTATGAATAATGAAAATACATGTCTATAAGCTTTGATATGTCAACTGTTGGTAAATTTCCATTTCATTGCCTCGTATCAGAattctaaattccagcaaaattTGAATAAGCCTGGGATGACATCTATTTAGTAGAGTAAAGAAAGTCCACTTTTAAAAGACGCTTCGCAATACTGATGTCTATTTTACAATCAACAGTGAAATTCCTCTCTGACTGTCTGTGGTTGGTATTTCCATCCACGCGGCCTAAGAGGATTAAAGGTTACGCATTGACTTTTGTCAACTTTGTTTGTCTCGTCAAATGATCGAATATTCCAATAAGGCAATATTTGACGTGAAATTAGATCATAAGAGGACAAACAGTATGCACGAAGGAATTTGGAAGAGAAGAGCAAAGACGTGTGCTATGATGACCACGATGAATTATGATGTTCattaaaacaatgacaaatcCGGCTAATTAATTTTTTGGTGCGGGTGGGTGGGATCGAGATTGGTCCACCAAATCTCCCTATTCAATGTCAAGTGCTAATTGGAGACCTAATTTGCTTAATTCCCATGAATTGCTCTCCGCTTCAAATCCTCTTCAATTCACCAGCTTTAAGGCTTTAATTTGGTTGCATATGTTTGctgtacacacacgcacaccccaccacacacacacccccacacacgctTGACATGGATATAAACCTACTGATTAAGTTTTTTGAATGCATTTGAATATATTCGCAGACTGGAGATTCAGCAATAAGAAGCCAgttcttttatttatacattagatatttattagtagaataaaatcaaaaacacattAATGGTGGTTTAAAAAGTGTAACTTTGCCAAGTGAAGGCTTTTCAAATCGCAAAGGCTGCAATCTggataacaaacaaaaattgcTTCATTTCAGCCAATTGGTAGGCtttatttaatttcttttcaGACTGTAAGTCACAGTTTTGTTTAtagtttgggcagtaggcgggggacaccctgaactggttgccagccaattgcagggcacacagagacgagcaaccatccacactcacaagcacacctagggacaattcggagcgcccaattaacctgccatgcatgtctttggaatgtgggaggagaccggagtacccggagaagacccacgcgggcacggggagaacatgcaaactccacccaggaaggccggagcctggacttgaacccgagtcatcagaactgggaggtggatgtGCTAACTACTcagtccaccgtgccgcccaagtaGAAGAAATtgaattgtattaattttttgggTAGTTTTTTATTGCACGCTAAAGAATGTGGCGGTAATGCACCAAAAGTGTTTGCCAACTGCCAAATGAAAGTATCagacaaaaaatatgtataataaataaataataattaatgtgatattgTTTATTGCAATACAGATTCTTTTATTGCAtgtttgttaaataaaatatgtgaagaagaccttgaaaaaataattgcagaataaattgaaatttcaaCATCGAGGGATAAAAATTGCGATTTGatttttccaaatttttcaGTCAAACTGtgattatattgtgctttttttttccgttttgtcATATGTTTAACTTAAAGGGCCTTCCAAGTCCTTCAAACTACAGATAACCCGTTGTCATAAACGTGCCATGTCTTGAAATCAACACGTTTGAAACAATGTGTAACTACCTTTCAAGACAAATGAGGTCAGGAGGtctgcatgcgtgcgtgtgcgcgcgctcaTGCCATTTTGTTAATCTAATGAGATGGGCGGAAGGGTGCAGGGGGTGCGTAGATTAGTGCCCAAAGATGTTCCTGATTAGCAGAGAGTGAGCTAAGAAGATCAACCCCGCTGAGATAGCGATGAAACATTATGGCCGTGTTTTAATGCTCAACATTCCAAGGCTGATTTCCTGTGCTTTGACCACACGCACGAACACGCGTGCAGAAGGCCCAAAATAGACAAAACCAGGACCCATGAGGAAATATATTGAGTACTTGGTCAGTCGAGGTTACGAGTAATCATACTAATACTCTAAGATGCCTTATggccacacacatacaaatgTTTACTTTCAGTTACATGGACCACAGCATACAATAACAGacaatgagccacatgctgcttcaccacatTTTCATTGGGTTAGCATTTTGAGTGATGCGTTCACTGAGGCTTGTATTTCATATTGAAAAACCGACCAACCCAAATATGAGATTTCTTTCCGGACATATACGTAACATCACTCTGTGGATATAGTCCATACGatacatataaatattaatatgtaacactttatttctataattCAAATGTTCAACTTCTGCAACATttctagaaaatcacaatgcccCACAAATGAATCTTTTTCAgaaatttgattgatttattttttttaataacaggcCGTGGTCCTCTTATGTGTTCCTTGATGTGATcatataaacattaaaaaaaactaaatgcaAATCATAAATGAATAACATAGTTGCCTACATATGTGAACATTTCGGGAAACGAGAAAAACTTTTCTCAGCaagtacatttacattttctttaattattcattttggaaACATAAGATAAAAAAAGATACAAGCAATTTATGCTGTTAAagatattaatattaaaaaagctagtgaataaaaatatttagagtagcctagtttttttttagattaaaaaataaaacattgatgACATTAAAACATAAATCACAAAATGGCTGATGGATGACCCTAAACCAAATAGCTGTGGACTAAGACTTGTGAGCATAAAAGGCAGCAGGAGTCCAAATTGCATGTCTATTGGGAAACATGATTGCATACAAGTAGTAGGTAGGTAGCACGATTTAAGGCTCCTCGAACCCAAAGGAAGCAGCTGCCATTTTCCTCCGCGTGTCCCGCCACGAACAAAAGCTCGTCTCCCTTCAAAGGCCCTTTAATAGTCAATCGATGGCAATGCGAGGCGCCTATTCTGCAGATTACTGTTAACAATAATTTGCCTCCCAGTGCACCGTTACCATCTTTGAAGCGATGTTTtattgccttttttccctccttccaTCTGCATCTGTCATCCCTCAGGTCTGCCGTTTGATCTCCCCGCAGCGGCCTGCATCCCCACGAGCCGCCTTGACCTGTTGATTGACAGCTGCGATCAGACATATGGTGGGACGAGGCATCGACCCGAGGAGCTCCCTCGGGACAAAAGCAAGTACTAGTGGTGGGCTTTTCGCCCTCATCTCCTCCCCTTACCGTCTCCCACCTTCTTTCTCCTCCTGCACCGTCTTCAATTGAACAGCATGCGAGCAGGTGGTCtcattctgccactagatgtcgCAAGATGCAAGCAAATGTTCGTTCGGTGCTGCATGTAGCAcacatcattaggtacacctgaagTCCAAAACACAAATTAATCGCTGTAATATTAGTATTTTGCAACCTTTATTGAGTGAAAGcggatattttacattaaaaaaataaataaaaataaaatatatatacatatcaccaaataaaaataagacaatAATGGCGAAATAATGATTACAAAATTGACTTGATGTGAAATCGAAATCTGGACCTGTTCACTAATAACAAAGCTAGTGGGCCGCTGTATAAACGCGGGTTCAACTATTTTGACTATTCTGAGTTTACGTCACAGCtagtcaaaatggcggccttACTCGTTGAAATGACGCTCTCCGCTTAAGAATTGGACTGatggttgtaatttgatttgtgaggattattttaatGACACAATGTGATTAAATGTCGTTTGACTACGAGTGATTCGTATtgttagtcacaggcaaaagcagtgCAATCCGCCGTTTGTTTTTGCCTTATTAAGGAAGcgtttgcattgcattgtattggggaaatatcagaaatgcccggatgttcggaattgtcaatattTCAGATTTACtccccctatatatatatatatatatatatatatatatatatatatatatatatttatatatataaatttagttgattttgagaGCGTTACGACATGCAAATGGAACCAATTGGGTGGAATGGCTGAATTACTGCATTTTTGTAGTATCTGTGACGTGTGCCTTTAGGGGCGTCGCCTTGTGGATAACATCAGGGCATGAGTTATGGCCCACAGCAGCTCATTGTGagcattctaattaatatttgtgtgtttgactTTGTCCAATAAACACTTGAAAGTCGATCTATGACTGTGTCTCTCCTTGCCCACTTTTGAAGGCATTATAGTACAAtaactgctcttttttttttctggcttagGGACCCGAGTTTGAGAACTGCTGATTTAAATTTCGGTCTTTATG contains the following coding sequences:
- the foxq2 gene encoding forkhead box Q2, with protein sequence MSGSYLTPEMTTEDRNGRERLGLSFTIDYLLFNKGAKDSAGEQTAEQTSLDRHKPKKVVAVQERSAETGERDFRGEEGDGERREEGEEEVTTTTTATSDEKPNQSYIALISKAILASEQKKLLLCDIYQWIMDHYPYFKSKDKNWRNSVRHNLSLNDCFIKAGRSENGKGHFWAVHPANYKDFSNGDYHCRRTRRRVRRAAGQLPLSPLGSPYQLARHQRAACWCCPQIHALPLTCLAPRLYWPWSSVQVPGFHPGLHVSGP